TCCTCCATCGTCTTTTCGAAACGGTATTAACCTTGCTCTCCTGAAGGAGAAAGGGTTCGCCCGTCTGAACGTTGACCGCGGCGGCAATCCCTTCGAAAACGGGTTCTTTACCCCCTCGGGAAAATTCGAGTTCTATTCGGAATCGATGAAAAAGTCCGGCCTTCCCCCCCTGCCGGACTACCGGCCGCCGGAGCCGGAGGAACGGACACGCTATCCCCTGATCCTCATAACCCCGCCGGCGCATCACTTTCTGAACAGCACCTTCAGCGGCATCGAATCGATCCGTATTCTGGAGAAGGAACCGTCCCTCTGGATCCATCCCGACGATGCGGAAGCACGCGGGATTCATAACGGAGATCCGATCCGTCTTTTCAACGATGAAGGAGAATGTTCCCTTCCCGCCCGGGTCACAGGAGAAACGGGGCGAGGGGTGGTTGTCGCCGAATCGGTCTGGTGGCCCAAGTCGATGCAAGACAACATCGGGATCAACGCCCTCGTCTCCGATGAAGAGGCCGATATGGGGGGCGGCCCGGCCTTTCACTACAGCCCGGTGGAGGTCATACGGCAATAGATCCTCTCCCCTGCCGGATTCTCTGTCCCCCGAAGATCACCCGGTGTGGTTTTCATGCAGTTGCAAAATTCACACATCTACTTTATAGTACTCCTCATAATCCTCACGGCTTTCGTTTGATCCCTGTATTTTCTTTAAACGGACGAAGACACATAAGGATCGCACAATCGTTGAGAGATGGTTTATGACGGAGCTTCTCGGGAAACTGATTCTTCACTCTTCTCCGGCCTTTTGGCAGATTATTCGTTATATCCTGTTCGGAGCAACACTCACCTTCTTCGCCACAGCCGGACTTGCTCTCGGAGGATCGATTCTTTCCGTCACCGCATTTCTGTCCGACCCGAAGGGAACGGCATCCTTTTCCCGCACTCTCTCACAGCATCTCATGGAAGCGTCCCTCTTCAATCCCTGTTCCCTGATGCTCCTGATCCTTCTTCCACTCTTGACGGCCGGACTGATTTCAACTTCCCTTTTTCACCTGACTCTGAAATTGGGCTCAAACCTCTGGCCCGGGATCCTGCTCCTCGCCTTTTCCGCATCGATCCTTCTCCTCCTCTACGGGCTACAGACTTCTTCCGGACATTTCTCCACTGCCGGGCGTCTTTTAACCGGAGCAGGCGGGACGGCGCTGCTCCTTCTCTGCTACCTGATGGTCATTGTCCAGACGGGAAGTTACATGAACACGGAGCTGTGGCGGTACTCGGATCGGCCTCTGACCTTCTTTCCGACCTGGAACAACTGCGCCCGGATCACCCTCTATCTTCTTCTCGCACTGGCCATCACCGGGGCCCGGCTTCTTCAAAACGCAAGGGCAACAG
The sequence above is a segment of the Deltaproteobacteria bacterium genome. Coding sequences within it:
- a CDS encoding c-type cytochrome; amino-acid sequence: MTELLGKLILHSSPAFWQIIRYILFGATLTFFATAGLALGGSILSVTAFLSDPKGTASFSRTLSQHLMEASLFNPCSLMLLILLPLLTAGLISTSLFHLTLKLGSNLWPGILLLAFSASILLLLYGLQTSSGHFSTAGRLLTGAGGTALLLLCYLMVIVQTGSYMNTELWRYSDRPLTFFPTWNNCARITLYLLLALAITGARLLQNARATEADGRIRNTARGITLAALLFLAPFVTADLYTLPVAALRRADYLLGGTALLLSWGAGMILIESFRRDHPRTGTVVLVLVLLSLTATVTLDDLGREQATTEKMALLQQVTAVEKQVAVPAPVEQKNALYAAGEAIYNRTCSACHRFDTRLVGPPYNNVIPKYRGKIEELKSFIRTPVQRNPGYPAMPKLGLKEEEINAVAYFLLEKTGGGQ